In the genome of Bradyrhizobium sp. CB3481, the window AACGCTACATTTATGCCGGACGGATCAGGCGTGTCGGGCTCGACCTCGGCGTCACCGGCAGCGGCGTTCTGTCCTGGGCCGTCTTTGCCAGGAACTCGCGGATTGGCCCCGGCACCATGCGCGGCAGCTATGTGGGAGCCAGCGGCAATGTTGCACTCGGCCCCGGCTTTGGCGCCAACGTCCTGATCGGTGGCTCCCGCCGAAGCGTCGTCTTGCAGCCATTGTCCACCGAGCGCGCGATCGGCGTCAATCTCGCGGCGACGGTGACCCATTTGACCCTCGGCGAAAGAGGACGGCGATAACGCAGCCGAGAGGACCTGCGCGTTTTACCGCAGCGGCGAGAATTTACTAGGCCGGGTCCTTGGCCATTTCGGCGCGGTGCCGCAGAAATTTCGAAACCGGCGGCACATTCCACAACATATCCACTATCGTGCGACCAGCCGTGGAGAACACGGCAGCCATCGGCCATCGGCGCTCGACGGGGTGCGATCAGATTGTTAAGCCCGCCTGCCTTGAGGAGACTTTGAGTCGGGACATGACCGTTGCGATCGAGATGGGGCACACGACGGCG includes:
- a CDS encoding DUF992 domain-containing protein translates to MQTKQLLCALCVSALNLAIATPAQGEMFRAGRLLCSTSPRIGFLVGSTQSLRCVFYRRNSAQRYIYAGRIRRVGLDLGVTGSGVLSWAVFARNSRIGPGTMRGSYVGASGNVALGPGFGANVLIGGSRRSVVLQPLSTERAIGVNLAATVTHLTLGERGRR